One genomic window of Actinoplanes lobatus includes the following:
- a CDS encoding peptidoglycan-binding domain-containing protein, whose protein sequence is MRARVPILILTGILAVTGCDSADGGARVTVAERQLADAQEALAGAQAELAGQIEAFCRTSSSYVTALDRYGDLITGTAPTVGDVKEAGADLADPRSEVVTSVEKLAAARQAVADAEKELAEATAALASARAGASLPPAPSPSPSKAPEPRASVADTTVSRVRQADADFTAAQEGVADQTPLRQASERFNSAAVALEMSWLDLLGEAGCATEEQRGQARDYTLAVQKSLSTAGYYKAEVDGVYGPTTVDAVRALQKAHGLTETGTVDKATDAALQKDLRAKGGAAADEAIASTAAVQQTLKLAGFWTGPVDGNWTDQLTEALKAFQKDLGVEPTGTVDAATIAAVENALAARPSPAPSVSSP, encoded by the coding sequence ATGCGGGCCCGCGTACCGATCCTGATTCTCACCGGGATTCTCGCGGTAACCGGATGCGACAGCGCCGACGGCGGCGCCCGGGTGACGGTCGCCGAACGGCAGCTCGCCGACGCGCAGGAGGCCCTCGCCGGGGCGCAGGCCGAACTGGCCGGCCAGATCGAGGCCTTCTGCCGGACCAGCTCCTCCTACGTGACCGCCCTGGACCGGTACGGCGACCTGATCACCGGCACCGCGCCGACCGTCGGCGACGTGAAGGAGGCCGGCGCGGACCTGGCCGACCCCCGGTCGGAGGTGGTCACCTCGGTCGAGAAGCTCGCCGCCGCCCGCCAGGCGGTCGCGGACGCCGAGAAGGAGCTGGCCGAGGCGACCGCGGCCCTGGCGTCCGCCCGCGCCGGCGCGTCGCTGCCGCCCGCCCCGTCGCCGTCGCCGTCGAAGGCGCCCGAGCCGCGGGCGTCCGTCGCCGACACCACGGTCAGCCGGGTCAGACAGGCCGACGCCGACTTCACCGCGGCCCAGGAGGGCGTCGCCGATCAGACACCGCTGCGGCAGGCGTCGGAGCGGTTCAACTCGGCGGCCGTCGCGCTGGAGATGTCGTGGCTGGACCTGCTGGGCGAGGCCGGCTGCGCCACCGAGGAGCAGCGGGGTCAGGCCCGCGACTACACGCTGGCCGTGCAGAAGTCGCTGTCCACGGCCGGTTACTACAAGGCCGAGGTGGACGGCGTCTACGGTCCCACCACGGTCGACGCGGTGCGGGCACTCCAGAAGGCGCACGGCCTGACCGAGACCGGCACCGTCGACAAGGCCACCGACGCGGCGTTGCAGAAGGATCTGCGGGCCAAGGGCGGTGCGGCCGCCGACGAGGCGATCGCGTCCACCGCGGCCGTGCAGCAGACCCTGAAGCTGGCCGGGTTCTGGACCGGGCCGGTCGACGGCAACTGGACCGACCAGCTGACCGAGGCACTCAAGGCGTTCCAGAAGGACCTGGGGGTCGAGCCGACCGGAACCGTGGACGCGGCCACGATCGCCGCGGTCGAGAACGCCCTCGCGGCGAGACCCTCCCCGGCTCCGTCGGTGTCGTCGCCCTGA
- a CDS encoding hybrid sensor histidine kinase/response regulator yields the protein MITLIAVVSVVLPAGMHVFGMTAIGTALAAASANPRGVLAVGCYALVTAFVVSTWQGLLGTPDQILRLLVGAAFVPISWAIAVHLRELLRATAEAASDRGMLAAIVEQSTDAITVLDRDGTVMMWNAGAENLYGYRAAEMVGRSFTRVLPAERVPYFRRALADANAGKHVILDELPRLHRDGTTFLVSLAAAPIRDESGQVVASAATERDITAQKRREAEERQARERTARAARMESLGQLAGGVAHDFNNLLAIILNYADFLADEVTADGRRDLDRIREAADRARALTGQLLLFAKQEPTPVENVDLNEVVSSSSELLSRSIGPNIRLVCRTHDQPLPVRANRGRLDQILLNLVINARDAMPDGGTVVVSTDRTPDGGARLSVADTGCGMTAEVRDRLFEPFFTTKPADQGTGLGLATVYGIVEDAGGHIGVASSPGAGTTFTIDLPRADGPAPGAAGTSAAGPSPGHGEHVVVLEDEDFVRDAVIRILRENGFRTTVLHEHDPAAVLDDADLLIADIALRHSSGPEVAVRLRRRHPGLRVLFMSGYSERDLRDRYQLDDSVRIVPKPFTAVELLAAVGDALAATAGHHG from the coding sequence ATGATCACCTTGATCGCCGTGGTCTCCGTGGTGCTCCCGGCGGGAATGCACGTCTTCGGCATGACGGCCATCGGGACCGCGCTGGCTGCCGCCTCGGCGAACCCGCGCGGGGTGCTGGCCGTCGGCTGTTACGCCCTCGTCACGGCCTTCGTGGTCTCCACCTGGCAGGGGCTGCTCGGCACCCCCGATCAGATCCTGCGGCTGCTGGTGGGCGCCGCGTTCGTCCCGATCAGCTGGGCGATCGCCGTCCACCTGCGAGAACTGCTGCGGGCGACCGCGGAGGCGGCCAGCGATCGGGGCATGCTGGCCGCGATCGTGGAGCAGTCCACCGACGCGATCACCGTGCTGGACCGCGACGGCACGGTGATGATGTGGAACGCCGGCGCGGAAAATCTGTACGGCTACCGGGCCGCCGAGATGGTCGGCCGGAGCTTCACCCGCGTGCTGCCCGCGGAGCGGGTGCCGTACTTCCGGCGAGCGCTGGCCGACGCGAACGCCGGCAAACACGTGATCCTCGACGAACTGCCGCGGCTCCACCGCGACGGCACCACGTTCCTGGTGTCGCTCGCCGCGGCGCCGATCCGCGACGAATCCGGCCAGGTGGTCGCCTCGGCGGCCACCGAACGCGACATCACCGCCCAGAAACGGCGCGAGGCCGAGGAACGGCAGGCCCGGGAGCGGACCGCCCGGGCGGCGCGGATGGAGAGCCTGGGACAGCTGGCCGGCGGGGTGGCGCACGACTTCAACAACCTGCTCGCCATCATCCTCAACTACGCCGACTTCCTCGCCGACGAGGTCACCGCCGACGGCCGCCGGGATCTCGACCGCATCCGTGAGGCCGCCGACCGGGCCCGCGCGCTGACCGGCCAGCTGCTGCTGTTCGCCAAGCAGGAACCCACCCCGGTCGAGAACGTCGACCTCAACGAGGTCGTCAGCAGCTCCAGCGAACTGCTGAGCCGCAGTATCGGCCCGAACATCCGGCTCGTCTGCCGCACCCACGACCAGCCCCTCCCGGTACGCGCGAACCGCGGCCGCCTCGACCAGATCCTGCTCAATCTGGTCATCAACGCCCGCGACGCGATGCCCGACGGCGGCACGGTCGTCGTCAGCACCGACCGGACGCCTGACGGCGGCGCCCGGCTGTCGGTCGCCGACACCGGCTGCGGGATGACCGCCGAGGTCCGCGACCGGCTCTTCGAACCGTTCTTCACCACCAAACCCGCCGACCAGGGCACCGGGCTCGGCCTGGCCACCGTCTACGGCATCGTCGAGGACGCCGGCGGCCACATCGGCGTCGCATCGTCGCCGGGGGCGGGCACCACCTTCACCATCGACCTGCCGCGGGCCGACGGCCCGGCCCCCGGAGCGGCCGGAACGTCGGCGGCGGGTCCGTCGCCGGGTCACGGTGAGCACGTGGTCGTTCTCGAGGACGAGGATTTCGTACGCGACGCGGTGATCCGGATTCTGCGGGAGAACGGATTCCGGACCACCGTCCTGCATGAACACGATCCGGCCGCCGTCCTGGACGACGCCGACCTGCTCATCGCCGACATCGCGTTGCGCCACAGCTCCGGGCCGGAGGTCGCCGTCCGCCTGCGCCGCCGTCACCCCGGCCTGCGGGTGCTGTTCATGTCCGGCTACAGCGAACGGGACCTGCGCGACCGCTACCAGCTCGACGACTCGGTCCGGATCGTGCCGAAACCGTTCACCGCCGTCGAACTGCTCGCCGCGGTCGGCGACGCCCTGGCGGCCACCGCCGGCCACCACGGATAG
- a CDS encoding chorismate mutase, translated as MIYLFVVGLTAAMTTALPPSSDLKELVSLAAERLLLADRVAAAKFGTDQPIDDPAREQQVLDRAAAMATEAGLDPAETVAFFRAQIEMSKTVQRGLFDRWTRHPERVPAERPDLVTEVRPHLDRITAAFVGRLAATANLRAATRRCRDLLLLAEGEADRRHRLDPLHEKALRGAIAPICTG; from the coding sequence GTGATATATCTGTTTGTTGTTGGTCTGACCGCGGCGATGACGACCGCGCTGCCGCCGTCGAGCGATCTGAAAGAGCTGGTCAGCCTCGCAGCCGAGCGCCTGCTGCTGGCCGACCGGGTGGCCGCCGCCAAGTTCGGCACGGACCAGCCGATCGACGATCCGGCCCGCGAACAGCAGGTGCTCGACCGGGCCGCCGCGATGGCCACCGAGGCGGGGCTGGACCCCGCCGAGACGGTCGCGTTCTTCCGGGCGCAGATCGAGATGAGCAAGACCGTGCAGCGCGGCCTGTTCGACCGGTGGACCCGGCACCCCGAGCGGGTCCCGGCCGAACGGCCCGACCTGGTCACCGAGGTGCGCCCGCACCTGGACCGGATCACCGCCGCGTTCGTCGGCCGGCTCGCCGCCACCGCGAACCTGCGCGCCGCCACCCGCCGCTGCCGCGACCTGCTGCTCCTCGCGGAAGGTGAGGCAGACCGCCGGCACCGGCTCGACCCGCTGCACGAGAAGGCCCTGCGCGGCGCGATCGCCCCGATCTGCACCGGCTGA
- a CDS encoding signal peptidase I: MATMAEPADRHRRVTGLTRPENPSWAEALRIMMARAMLWALTSLAMWAVVLVPFGFNATVIVSGSMAPRIRVGDIVVTRDIDDNTPLLGKVVTVHNPAKPGTLLTHRIVGINPDGTYITQGDSNPTPDLLGVTRDAVQGRAFLMVPWVGMSLLWAKQHDVVPLALTVLGFTGLLAGVQPANRSHLPGFRRSAILTLAVSAAAAATFIAPATVGRSAAAHTATVVNAANTFASGRQAPSTPLSTSASGPMFTTTDPTFSTPGAVTMTRTITVTYDPGAGSYDPDLRLYTANSSYTGSGTDVAKWLNVTIERLHEASATTVYTGTIADLNNNHGRWAPIDLTWPPGKTQMTFRFTVTLDVPQHNTNAGTVTTDFYWFDMNKQWVEAQIISTSNAGNTWSYEPPAS, from the coding sequence ATGGCGACCATGGCCGAACCTGCCGACCGGCACCGTCGCGTCACGGGGCTCACCCGGCCGGAGAACCCCAGCTGGGCCGAGGCCCTGCGGATCATGATGGCCCGCGCGATGCTGTGGGCCCTGACCAGCCTCGCGATGTGGGCGGTGGTGCTCGTCCCGTTCGGCTTCAACGCCACCGTCATCGTGTCCGGATCGATGGCTCCGCGCATCCGGGTCGGCGACATCGTCGTCACCAGGGACATCGACGACAACACCCCGCTGCTCGGCAAAGTCGTCACCGTCCACAACCCCGCCAAGCCCGGGACACTGCTGACCCACCGCATCGTCGGGATCAACCCCGACGGCACCTACATCACCCAGGGCGACAGCAACCCCACCCCCGACCTGCTCGGGGTGACCCGCGACGCCGTCCAGGGCCGCGCATTCCTCATGGTCCCGTGGGTCGGCATGTCCCTCTTGTGGGCCAAGCAACACGACGTCGTACCACTCGCGCTGACCGTGCTCGGGTTCACCGGCCTGCTCGCCGGCGTCCAGCCCGCCAACCGGTCCCACCTGCCCGGCTTCCGGCGCAGCGCGATCCTCACCCTCGCCGTCTCCGCCGCAGCCGCGGCCACCTTCATCGCACCCGCCACCGTGGGCCGCTCCGCGGCCGCGCACACCGCGACCGTCGTGAACGCCGCCAACACCTTCGCCTCCGGCCGCCAGGCCCCGTCCACGCCGCTGTCCACCAGCGCCTCCGGCCCGATGTTCACCACCACCGACCCGACGTTCTCCACTCCCGGCGCGGTGACCATGACCCGGACCATCACGGTGACCTACGACCCAGGGGCCGGCTCATACGATCCCGACCTGCGCCTCTACACGGCCAACTCGTCCTACACCGGCAGCGGTACGGACGTGGCGAAATGGCTGAACGTCACGATCGAACGCCTCCACGAAGCATCCGCCACCACCGTCTACACCGGCACCATCGCCGACCTGAACAACAACCACGGCCGGTGGGCACCCATCGACCTCACCTGGCCCCCGGGCAAGACACAGATGACCTTCCGCTTCACCGTCACCCTGGACGTGCCCCAGCACAACACCAACGCCGGCACCGTCACCACCGACTTCTACTGGTTCGACATGAACAAGCAATGGGTCGAAGCACAGATCATCTCGACATCCAACGCCGGCAACACCTGGTCATACGAGCCCCCGGCCAGCTAG
- a CDS encoding TetR/AcrR family transcriptional regulator C-terminal domain-containing protein yields MALDRQRIVAEAVALLDAEGLDGVTTRKLAARLGVQSPTLYWHLPNKAALVTAIADAILDQEFGDMSPPEPDQHWRDWLSGLAERLRRALLAHPDGARVVSTAQLSRAMAGISELAMNTLVARGVPLRQARVIVLTVERFTVGHVLEEQAPRPDPEALKGFDMDTFTRQHPTVVAAVAEYFQPGRTVDDLFRDCLEVVIEGAAVKAT; encoded by the coding sequence TTGGCGCTAGACCGACAGCGTATCGTCGCCGAGGCCGTCGCTCTGCTGGACGCCGAGGGGCTCGACGGGGTGACGACACGCAAACTCGCCGCGCGGCTCGGTGTGCAGTCGCCGACCCTCTACTGGCATCTGCCCAACAAGGCGGCCCTGGTCACCGCGATCGCCGACGCGATCCTCGACCAGGAGTTCGGCGACATGTCACCGCCCGAGCCGGATCAGCACTGGCGGGACTGGCTGAGCGGCCTGGCCGAGCGGCTGCGCCGAGCGCTGCTCGCCCATCCGGACGGCGCCCGGGTGGTCTCCACCGCCCAGCTCTCCCGCGCCATGGCGGGGATCTCCGAACTGGCCATGAACACTCTCGTGGCCCGCGGCGTGCCGCTGCGTCAGGCTCGCGTGATCGTTCTGACCGTCGAGCGCTTCACGGTCGGCCACGTCCTCGAAGAGCAGGCGCCCCGCCCGGACCCCGAGGCGTTGAAAGGCTTCGACATGGACACGTTCACCCGGCAGCACCCGACCGTGGTCGCCGCCGTCGCCGAATACTTCCAACCCGGCCGTACGGTGGACGACCTGTTCCGTGACTGTCTCGAGGTGGTCATCGAGGGCGCCGCGGTCAAAGCCACCTGA
- a CDS encoding response regulator transcription factor yields the protein MLAALGLSPDHESVYSVLAGRAQADLAELTVALRLPVAVIEDALYRLTACGLVKSTPDGVFAAAPPAVALGAMISERRAELRNAELALVTLAEEHRKAMAGRTISELIEVVTGVEALRHRFAQVQHAARRQVRMFVTTPHVAVAPGDNPVESQMVAQGVRYRVVMDQPALSSPGMVAETMESLRQGVEIRVTESLPIKLMLADDELALVPLTVAAGEEPGAVLLHRSGLLTAMDALFETVWSHAHPLDLAGLGEPAADVITALDRTILALLLAGLTDQAVATQLDLSLRTLQRRLRHLMDLAGVQTRMQLGWYAARHDWT from the coding sequence ATGCTCGCCGCTCTGGGCCTGAGCCCCGACCACGAGTCGGTCTACAGTGTCCTCGCCGGTCGCGCCCAGGCCGACCTGGCCGAACTCACCGTCGCCCTGCGACTCCCGGTCGCCGTCATCGAGGACGCGCTGTACCGGCTGACGGCGTGCGGGCTGGTCAAGTCCACACCCGACGGCGTCTTCGCGGCGGCGCCCCCGGCGGTCGCGCTGGGCGCCATGATCAGTGAACGGCGGGCCGAGCTGCGCAACGCCGAACTGGCGCTGGTCACGCTTGCCGAGGAGCACCGCAAGGCGATGGCCGGCCGCACCATCAGCGAGCTGATCGAGGTGGTCACCGGCGTCGAGGCGCTCCGGCACCGGTTCGCGCAGGTGCAGCACGCCGCCCGACGGCAGGTGCGTATGTTCGTCACCACCCCGCACGTGGCGGTGGCGCCGGGGGACAACCCAGTCGAGTCGCAGATGGTGGCCCAGGGGGTGCGCTACCGGGTCGTCATGGACCAGCCGGCGCTCTCCTCACCCGGCATGGTCGCCGAGACGATGGAGTCGCTGCGCCAGGGCGTCGAGATCCGGGTGACCGAGTCCCTGCCGATCAAGCTGATGCTCGCCGACGACGAACTGGCCCTGGTGCCGCTGACGGTCGCCGCCGGTGAGGAGCCGGGCGCGGTCCTGCTGCACCGGTCCGGGCTGCTCACCGCCATGGACGCGCTCTTCGAGACGGTGTGGAGCCACGCCCACCCGCTGGACCTGGCGGGCCTCGGCGAGCCGGCCGCGGACGTCATCACGGCGCTGGACCGGACCATCCTGGCGCTGCTGCTCGCCGGGCTCACCGACCAGGCCGTCGCCACCCAGCTCGACCTCTCGCTACGCACCCTGCAACGGCGCCTGCGGCACCTGATGGACCTGGCCGGTGTCCAGACCCGCATGCAACTCGGGTGGTACGCGGCCCGCCACGACTGGACCTGA
- a CDS encoding S8 family peptidase — MSSPLMRRRLLAAVAAAGLLSGAAVAVQAPATAAAPGTPTKTDTTTHTITLITGDVVTVRGSDGGAETVDVDRPDGAPGGVRLQRSGDDLFVLPDEVLPLLSANRLDRRLFNVTDLLEMGYDDAKTSVVPVISTVPAGAARTAAPAVPRGAKLVRDLRTVGAAALTVDKSQTRPFWTALGEKTGKLWLDGRVTANLKDSVPQIGAPEAWAAGYDGAGVKVAVLDTGIDATHPDLADQIDDKVSFVPGQDTADVNGHGTHVASTIVGTGAASSGVNKGVAPGADLIVGKVLDNSGSGLDSWVLAGMQWAAESGADIVSMSLSDPTLSDGTDPMAVAVDTLSARYGTLFVIAAGNSGPETIGTPSSAASALTVGAVDKQDRLAGFSSTGPLIRSGALKPDITAPGVAINAARSQQMTTGSGLYRSISGTSMATPHVSGAAAILAQRHPGWTGPQLKEALMSSAKGLTNYTPYQVGTGRVDVAAAVREQVRATGSVFFGNFDWPHEPTDEPVTEQVTFTNTGTGAVTLNLAATGPFELGAGSVTVPAGGAATVGVSGDPTAPGTGRYTGYLVGTDAATGAAVTRTSLGLIKEDERYDLTIKLLGRDGKPATATVLLKKAGEFDPYYYTVTGEQTLRMPPGTYTVESVLQVPGERADSLGYAILVDPETVIDGKAATVVLDASKARPLETGTPQRTENRQRKVDYGITYPGGDSFRDAFLIPVRFDDVYLSPTEQVEDVTFTLVNRWRKGEPLLSLSALGLPPLDATVQPGSTMEAGRDVLPLVYAGTGTPGEYPDAKGKAVVVTRSDAISAADRAAAAVAAGAKLLLVVNDGAGILNEVVGASPIPVASVHRDAGARLIELAKSGRRHIATNQVPYATYLYDLTRTYTGKVPDRPLTYHPRATDLTRIDAHYYNPTEPVQGSGGRYDVTFVPALGFAEREWHPSTRTEWVTPGQVWSESHAQGTWTVSANRNTYAKGATRLDWFAPAIRPAFNRTFAVQNSRYRDNMTINVQAWTSSGDTLEYGGNLEWGSVPTNLKLYQGDTLLHENKYSSSLQWKAVPPGTLPYHLVLDASRPAEKWRLSTRTHTEWDFVSSSNDSDRFEPMALLQMEYRLDTDERGDVPAGSTRKIRVKPIPQAGGGPDTGTVTSVGLEVSYDDGATWQKATLRTDGGWWTSTLKLPRRPGGFLSVRATGATDAGFSINQEIIRAYGLR, encoded by the coding sequence GAGATGGGGTACGACGACGCGAAGACCAGCGTCGTACCGGTGATCAGCACCGTCCCGGCGGGAGCGGCACGCACGGCCGCGCCGGCCGTCCCGCGCGGCGCGAAACTGGTCCGTGACCTGCGGACGGTGGGTGCCGCCGCGCTCACCGTGGACAAGAGCCAGACCCGCCCGTTCTGGACCGCACTCGGCGAGAAGACGGGCAAGCTCTGGCTGGACGGGCGGGTCACCGCCAACCTCAAGGACAGCGTCCCGCAGATCGGCGCGCCCGAGGCGTGGGCCGCCGGTTACGACGGCGCCGGCGTGAAGGTGGCGGTCCTCGACACCGGCATCGACGCCACCCACCCCGACCTCGCCGACCAGATCGACGACAAGGTCAGCTTCGTGCCCGGCCAGGACACCGCCGACGTCAACGGTCACGGCACCCACGTCGCCTCGACGATCGTCGGCACCGGCGCCGCCTCCAGCGGTGTCAACAAGGGTGTCGCGCCCGGCGCGGACCTGATCGTCGGCAAGGTGCTCGACAACAGCGGCTCCGGACTCGACTCCTGGGTGCTCGCCGGCATGCAGTGGGCCGCCGAGTCCGGCGCCGACATCGTCAGCATGAGCCTCAGCGACCCGACGCTGTCGGACGGCACCGACCCGATGGCGGTCGCGGTCGACACGCTGTCCGCCAGGTACGGCACCCTGTTCGTGATCGCCGCCGGCAACAGCGGGCCGGAGACCATCGGCACCCCGAGCTCGGCCGCCAGCGCGCTGACCGTCGGCGCCGTCGACAAGCAGGACCGCCTCGCGGGCTTCTCCAGCACCGGCCCGCTGATCCGCAGCGGCGCCCTCAAGCCGGACATCACCGCGCCCGGCGTCGCCATCAACGCCGCCCGGTCGCAGCAGATGACCACCGGCAGCGGCCTGTACCGCAGCATCAGCGGCACCTCGATGGCCACCCCGCACGTCTCCGGCGCGGCCGCGATCCTGGCCCAGCGGCATCCCGGCTGGACCGGCCCGCAGCTCAAGGAGGCGCTGATGAGCAGCGCCAAGGGGCTGACCAACTACACGCCGTACCAGGTCGGCACCGGCCGGGTCGACGTGGCCGCCGCCGTCCGCGAGCAGGTACGGGCGACCGGCTCGGTGTTCTTCGGCAACTTCGACTGGCCGCACGAGCCCACCGACGAGCCGGTCACCGAGCAGGTCACCTTCACCAACACGGGCACCGGCGCGGTCACTCTGAACCTGGCCGCCACCGGCCCGTTCGAGCTCGGCGCCGGCTCGGTGACGGTGCCCGCGGGAGGCGCCGCCACGGTCGGCGTCAGCGGTGACCCGACCGCGCCCGGCACCGGCCGCTACACCGGGTACCTGGTCGGCACCGATGCCGCCACCGGTGCGGCTGTCACGCGTACGTCGCTGGGTCTGATCAAAGAGGACGAGCGCTACGACCTGACCATCAAGCTGCTCGGCCGGGACGGAAAGCCCGCCACCGCGACCGTCCTGCTGAAGAAGGCGGGGGAGTTCGACCCGTACTACTACACCGTCACCGGTGAACAGACACTGCGGATGCCGCCGGGCACCTACACCGTCGAGTCCGTCCTCCAGGTGCCGGGTGAGCGGGCCGACTCCCTCGGCTACGCGATCCTGGTCGACCCGGAGACCGTGATCGACGGCAAGGCGGCGACCGTCGTGCTGGACGCGAGCAAGGCCCGCCCGCTGGAGACCGGCACACCGCAGCGCACCGAGAACCGGCAGCGCAAGGTCGACTACGGGATCACCTACCCCGGCGGCGACAGCTTCCGGGACGCGTTCCTGATCCCGGTCCGGTTCGACGACGTCTACCTCTCGCCGACCGAGCAGGTCGAGGACGTGACGTTCACGCTGGTCAACCGGTGGCGCAAGGGCGAGCCCCTGCTGAGCCTGAGCGCGCTCGGCCTGCCGCCGCTGGACGCCACCGTCCAGCCGGGCAGCACCATGGAGGCGGGCCGGGACGTCCTGCCGCTGGTCTACGCGGGCACCGGCACCCCCGGCGAATACCCGGACGCCAAGGGCAAGGCGGTCGTGGTGACCCGCAGCGACGCGATCAGCGCCGCCGACCGGGCCGCCGCCGCGGTCGCCGCTGGAGCGAAACTCCTGCTGGTCGTCAACGACGGTGCCGGCATCCTCAACGAGGTGGTGGGGGCGTCGCCGATCCCGGTCGCCAGCGTGCACCGTGACGCCGGGGCACGCCTCATCGAGCTGGCGAAGTCGGGCCGGCGGCACATCGCCACCAACCAGGTGCCGTACGCCACCTACCTCTACGACCTGACCCGCACCTACACCGGAAAGGTGCCGGACCGGCCGCTCACGTACCACCCGCGCGCCACGGACCTGACCCGGATCGACGCCCACTACTACAACCCGACCGAGCCGGTGCAGGGCAGCGGCGGCCGGTACGACGTGACGTTCGTCCCGGCGCTCGGCTTCGCGGAGCGGGAGTGGCACCCGTCCACCCGTACCGAATGGGTCACCCCCGGACAGGTGTGGTCCGAGTCGCACGCGCAGGGCACCTGGACGGTCTCGGCCAACCGCAACACCTACGCCAAGGGCGCCACCCGCCTGGACTGGTTCGCCCCGGCGATCCGGCCCGCGTTCAACCGGACGTTCGCCGTGCAGAACAGCCGCTACCGCGACAACATGACCATCAACGTGCAGGCGTGGACGTCGTCCGGGGACACCCTCGAATACGGCGGCAACCTGGAGTGGGGTTCGGTGCCCACCAACCTCAAGCTCTACCAGGGCGACACGCTGCTGCACGAGAACAAGTACTCGTCGTCGCTGCAATGGAAGGCGGTGCCGCCCGGGACACTGCCCTACCACCTGGTCCTGGACGCCTCCCGCCCGGCCGAGAAGTGGCGGCTGTCCACCCGTACCCACACCGAATGGGACTTCGTCTCCAGCTCCAACGACTCGGACCGTTTCGAGCCGATGGCGCTGCTCCAGATGGAGTACCGCCTGGACACCGACGAGCGCGGTGACGTCCCGGCCGGCAGCACCCGGAAGATCCGGGTGAAGCCGATCCCGCAGGCCGGCGGCGGCCCGGACACCGGCACCGTCACCTCGGTGGGCCTGGAGGTGTCCTACGACGACGGCGCCACCTGGCAGAAGGCGACGCTGCGCACGGACGGCGGCTGGTGGACCAGCACGCTGAAACTGCCGAGGCGGCCCGGCGGCTTCCTCTCGGTGCGCGCCACCGGCGCCACCGACGCCGGGTTCAGCATCAACCAGGAGATCATTCGGGCGTACGGCCTCCGATGA